A DNA window from Fusobacteriaceae bacterium contains the following coding sequences:
- a CDS encoding radical SAM protein, producing MIMTKPEVARHIYIGNILYPVHSLGPGTRIGIWLTGCHRNCHGCISPEFKIQHPTERINTEDLLKTMKRVFKNINVDGITISGGEPFLQPGALAILVEGLHRLFSHRSSKIDILVYTGFTLQELKNMRKESVHSILSNISVLIDGQYLEKENNNSPLRGSDNQIIHYLDPKCKKKYNEYMKEGNSLQVFSEGNHIITVGIKGD from the coding sequence ATGATTATGACAAAACCAGAAGTCGCAAGACATATTTATATTGGCAATATTCTTTATCCAGTCCACAGTTTAGGTCCGGGAACCCGGATTGGCATATGGTTAACCGGATGCCATAGAAATTGCCATGGGTGTATTAGTCCGGAATTTAAAATTCAGCATCCAACAGAAAGAATCAATACAGAAGATTTACTGAAAACAATGAAGCGTGTCTTTAAGAACATAAATGTGGATGGCATTACTATTTCCGGAGGAGAACCGTTCCTGCAGCCTGGAGCTTTAGCAATTCTTGTCGAAGGGCTTCATAGATTATTTAGTCACAGATCCTCCAAAATTGATATATTAGTTTATACCGGATTTACTTTGCAGGAATTAAAAAATATGCGAAAGGAAAGTGTTCACTCTATTTTGTCTAATATTTCAGTTTTGATAGATGGACAATACCTTGAAAAAGAGAACAACAATAGTCCACTACGTGGATCTGACAATCAAATTATACATTATCTTGATCCGAAATGCAAAAAAAAATATAATGAATATATGAAAGAAGGAAATTCTCTGCAAGTGTTTTCTGAAGGCAACCATATCATTACAGTAGGAATTAAAGGAGACTGA